One genomic segment of Caldimonas brevitalea includes these proteins:
- the accD gene encoding acetyl-CoA carboxylase, carboxyltransferase subunit beta, producing MSWLEKLLPPKIQQTDPAERRSVPEGLWIKCPSCETVLYKTDLEQNVYVCPKCSHHHRINARARLDKFLDGEGRYEIGQEVLPVDALKFKDSKKYPDRLKDALESTGETDALVVMGGAVHSIPVVAACFEFDFMGGSMGSVVGERFVRGVETACEQKTPFICFTATGGARMQEGLLSLMQMAKTNAALTRLAKAKLPYISVLTDPTMGGVSASFAFMGDIVMAEPKALIGFAGPRVIENTVREKLPEGFQRSEFLLHKGALDMIIDRRELRVTIARALAMLQRQPADAVA from the coding sequence ATGAGTTGGCTTGAAAAACTGCTGCCTCCGAAGATCCAGCAGACCGACCCGGCCGAGCGCCGTTCGGTGCCGGAAGGGTTGTGGATCAAATGCCCGTCGTGCGAGACGGTGCTGTACAAGACCGACCTCGAGCAAAACGTGTATGTCTGCCCCAAGTGCAGCCACCACCACCGCATCAACGCGCGGGCCCGGCTCGACAAATTCCTCGATGGGGAAGGGCGCTACGAGATCGGCCAGGAGGTGCTCCCGGTCGACGCGCTCAAGTTCAAGGACAGCAAGAAATACCCGGACCGCCTGAAAGACGCACTCGAGTCGACCGGCGAGACCGACGCGCTGGTCGTGATGGGCGGCGCGGTGCACAGCATTCCGGTGGTGGCGGCCTGCTTCGAGTTCGACTTCATGGGCGGCTCGATGGGCTCGGTGGTGGGCGAGCGCTTCGTGCGCGGCGTCGAGACTGCCTGCGAGCAGAAGACACCCTTCATCTGCTTCACCGCCACCGGCGGCGCCCGGATGCAGGAAGGCCTGCTGAGCCTGATGCAGATGGCCAAGACCAACGCGGCGCTGACCCGTTTGGCGAAGGCCAAACTGCCCTACATCAGCGTGTTGACCGACCCGACCATGGGCGGTGTCTCGGCCAGCTTCGCGTTCATGGGCGACATCGTGATGGCCGAACCCAAGGCGCTGATCGGTTTTGCCGGCCCGCGCGTGATCGAAAACACCGTGCGCGAGAAGCTGCCCGAGGGCTTCCAGCGCTCGGAGTTCCTGCTGCACAAGGGCGCGCTCGACATGATCATCGACCGGCGCGAACTGCGCGTCACGATCGCCCGTGCGCTCGCGATGCTGCAACGCCAGCCCGCCGACGCCGTGGCCTGA
- the folC gene encoding bifunctional tetrahydrofolate synthase/dihydrofolate synthase, whose amino-acid sequence MSTPTPSPLPTTLAEWLAHCERLHPSTIDLTLERVRVVAERLALRFDCPVFTVAGTNGKGSTCAMLEAILQQSGYRTGVYTSPHLVHFEERCRINTEVIDGEALLPHFEAVEAARQGESLTYFEFTTLAILRLLSHAGLDAVVLEVGLGGRLDAVNVIDTDCAVITSIDLDHMEYLGPDRESIGREKAGIMRPGTPVIVSDPVPPASVVAHAEAIGADLWRFGQDFNYAGQQGGGGNWQQWSWAGRSKRYTGLAYPALRGANQLLNASGVLAALEALRDRLPVTAQAVRTGLALVELPGRFQIVPGQPTLVLDVAHNPHAVATLAQNLDQMGYYPRTLAVFGAMADKDSASILLRMRKMVDVWYFTDLPTARASRAADLLQCWQSLPPNESLTAPQATASCHADPMAALQAALADADPADRIVVFGSFYTVGGVLRDGTPRLAAKHLG is encoded by the coding sequence ATGTCGACCCCCACCCCGTCCCCTCTCCCCACCACGCTGGCCGAGTGGCTCGCGCATTGCGAGCGGCTGCACCCCAGCACGATCGACCTGACACTGGAGCGGGTTCGGGTGGTGGCCGAGCGGCTGGCGCTGCGCTTCGACTGCCCGGTGTTCACGGTGGCCGGCACCAACGGCAAGGGCTCGACCTGCGCGATGCTCGAGGCCATCCTGCAGCAGTCGGGCTACCGAACGGGCGTCTACACCTCGCCGCACCTGGTGCACTTCGAGGAGCGCTGCCGCATCAACACCGAGGTGATCGACGGTGAGGCGCTGCTGCCGCATTTCGAGGCGGTGGAGGCCGCGCGGCAAGGCGAGTCGCTGACCTATTTCGAGTTCACCACGCTGGCGATCCTGCGGCTGCTGTCGCATGCCGGGCTGGACGCGGTGGTGCTCGAAGTTGGCCTGGGCGGGCGGCTCGACGCGGTGAACGTGATCGACACCGACTGCGCGGTGATCACCAGCATCGACCTCGATCACATGGAATATCTCGGCCCCGACCGCGAGTCGATCGGCCGCGAGAAGGCCGGCATCATGCGCCCCGGCACCCCGGTGATCGTCAGCGACCCGGTGCCGCCTGCCAGTGTGGTGGCGCATGCCGAGGCCATCGGTGCCGACCTGTGGCGCTTCGGGCAGGACTTCAACTATGCCGGCCAGCAGGGCGGCGGCGGCAACTGGCAGCAGTGGTCGTGGGCCGGCCGCAGCAAGCGCTACACCGGCCTGGCCTACCCGGCGCTGCGCGGCGCCAACCAGCTGCTCAACGCCTCGGGTGTGTTGGCGGCGTTGGAGGCTTTGCGTGACCGGCTGCCGGTCACGGCGCAAGCGGTCCGCACCGGCCTGGCGCTGGTCGAGCTGCCTGGTCGCTTCCAGATCGTGCCCGGCCAGCCCACCCTGGTGCTCGACGTCGCGCACAACCCGCACGCGGTGGCGACCTTGGCGCAAAACCTCGACCAGATGGGCTATTACCCCCGCACGCTGGCGGTGTTCGGCGCCATGGCCGACAAGGACAGCGCGTCCATCCTGCTGCGCATGCGAAAGATGGTGGATGTGTGGTATTTCACGGACCTGCCGACCGCGCGCGCGAGCCGGGCCGCCGATTTGTTGCAGTGTTGGCAAAGTCTGCCGCCCAACGAGTCGCTGACCGCACCGCAGGCCACCGCCAGCTGCCATGCCGACCCGATGGCGGCCCTGCAGGCCGCACTCGCCGACGCAGACCCCGCTGATAGAATTGTCGTGTTCGGTTCCTTCTACACAGTCGGCGGCGTACTGCGCGACGGCACTCCGCGGCTCGCCGCCAAACACCTCGGCTGA
- a CDS encoding SPOR domain-containing protein, with protein MGLLSFFKRSSADAAVPPPSGATSNQESIEQARTRARHRLIGAAVLVGLGVIGFPILFETQPRPISVDLPIDIPKKEVAPALVVPPAPPVAKPVTPQPAEAVAEPADARREDPPPAAERVAQADPVPPPPAASAQAQDEPRAEAKPEPKPEPKPDPKPKPEAKPTPPPPKPEPPKPAGDAARAQALLEGRDTTQRAEAAKPAADGGRFIVQVGAYGGPDSAREARQKVERLGLKTYTQVVETSDGKRIRVRVGPFASRAEAEQAAGKIKAAGLPSALLAL; from the coding sequence ATGGGTCTGCTCTCCTTCTTCAAACGTTCCTCGGCTGACGCCGCCGTGCCGCCGCCGTCCGGGGCGACGTCGAACCAGGAGTCGATCGAACAAGCGCGCACCCGCGCGCGCCACCGCCTGATCGGCGCCGCCGTGCTGGTCGGCCTGGGCGTGATCGGCTTCCCCATCCTGTTCGAAACCCAGCCCCGGCCGATCTCGGTCGACCTGCCCATCGACATCCCGAAGAAGGAGGTCGCGCCTGCGTTGGTCGTGCCGCCCGCTCCGCCGGTGGCGAAGCCGGTGACGCCGCAGCCCGCCGAGGCCGTCGCCGAGCCCGCCGACGCCCGCCGCGAGGACCCGCCGCCTGCCGCCGAGCGGGTCGCTCAGGCCGACCCCGTGCCGCCCCCGCCCGCCGCCTCTGCCCAGGCGCAGGACGAGCCCCGTGCCGAGGCCAAGCCCGAACCGAAACCCGAGCCAAAGCCCGACCCCAAACCGAAGCCCGAGGCCAAGCCCACCCCGCCGCCGCCCAAGCCCGAGCCGCCCAAGCCGGCAGGCGATGCTGCGCGCGCGCAGGCCTTGCTGGAAGGCCGAGACACGACACAACGTGCAGAGGCAGCCAAGCCGGCCGCCGATGGCGGGCGCTTCATCGTCCAGGTGGGCGCCTACGGGGGGCCTGACAGCGCGCGGGAAGCACGCCAGAAGGTCGAGCGGCTGGGCTTGAAAACTTATACGCAAGTGGTGGAAACGTCCGACGGCAAGCGCATCCGGGTGCGCGTGGGCCCGTTCGCCTCGCGCGCCGAGGCCGAGCAGGCAGCCGGCAAGATCAAGGCGGCGGGGCTGCCTTCGGCCCTGCTGGCGCTGTGA
- a CDS encoding CvpA family protein — protein sequence MMMGLGWVDWALLALLLVSLVVGLWRGLVFEVLSVLGWVAAYVVAQWMTPQLAHSIPVGAPGSAVNHLVTFGLVFVGALFVWGLCAWLIKRLVQASVLSAADRVLGAGFGLVRGLLIALAVATLVAWTPLARSAAWQESHGARLLHRVIHGLKPLMPEVLARQLPA from the coding sequence ATGATGATGGGCCTGGGCTGGGTCGACTGGGCGCTGCTGGCGCTGCTGCTCGTCTCGCTGGTCGTGGGCCTGTGGCGCGGCCTGGTGTTCGAGGTGTTGTCGGTGCTCGGCTGGGTGGCCGCGTATGTGGTGGCCCAATGGATGACACCGCAGTTGGCGCACAGCATCCCGGTGGGAGCGCCCGGTTCGGCGGTCAACCACCTGGTGACCTTCGGCCTCGTGTTCGTCGGCGCCTTGTTCGTCTGGGGCTTGTGCGCCTGGCTGATCAAGCGGCTGGTGCAGGCGAGTGTGCTGAGTGCCGCGGACCGTGTACTGGGAGCGGGTTTCGGGCTGGTGCGGGGCTTGTTGATCGCACTGGCCGTCGCCACCTTGGTGGCTTGGACGCCGCTCGCGCGAAGCGCGGCGTGGCAGGAATCTCACGGCGCGCGCTTGCTGCACCGGGTCATCCACGGCTTGAAGCCGCTGATGCCCGAGGTACTGGCGCGGCAGCTGCCGGCGTAG
- the purF gene encoding amidophosphoribosyltransferase, which yields MCGIVGVISKAPVNQLIYDALLLLQHRGQDAAGIVTAMGTKVFMHKARGVVRDVFRTRNMRALPGSVGLGQVRYPTAGNAYNEEEAQPFYVNAPFGLVLVHNGNLTNAHALKHELFEVDRRHINTESDSEVLLNVLAHELEIAARDLPLTPEQVFKAVSAVHRRIKGSYAVVCLIAGYGLLAFRDPFGIRPLCFGEADVPEGKEVMVASESVALEGTGHKFVRDVAPGEAVFVDLEGRVHARQCAENPTLHPCVFEFVYLARPDSVIDGMSVYQARLNMGETLAQRVISTMPPSEIDVVIPIPESSRPAAMQLAQKLGKPYREGFVKNRYVGRTFIMPGQSVRKKSVRQKLNAIAQEFKGRNVLLVDDSIVRGTTSKEIVQMAREAGARKVYMASAAPPVRYPNVYGIDMPTKSELIAHDRSVEEIRAFIGADALIYQDVAAMKRAVGTLNKSIDGFEASCFDGHYITGDVSAEDFVAMAAQRASQGDEEDGQRSRLALQSASEP from the coding sequence ATGTGTGGCATCGTAGGCGTGATCTCCAAGGCGCCGGTCAATCAGCTGATCTATGACGCCTTGCTGCTGTTGCAGCACCGGGGGCAGGACGCGGCGGGCATCGTCACGGCCATGGGCACCAAGGTGTTCATGCACAAGGCGCGAGGTGTCGTGCGCGATGTCTTCCGCACCCGTAACATGCGTGCGCTGCCGGGCAGCGTGGGTCTCGGGCAGGTGCGGTACCCGACGGCCGGCAACGCCTACAACGAGGAAGAGGCCCAGCCCTTCTACGTCAACGCGCCGTTCGGCCTGGTGCTGGTGCACAACGGCAACCTCACCAACGCCCATGCGCTGAAGCACGAGCTGTTCGAGGTCGATCGCCGTCACATCAACACCGAGAGCGACTCCGAGGTGCTGCTCAACGTGCTGGCGCACGAACTCGAAATCGCTGCGCGCGATCTGCCGCTGACGCCCGAGCAGGTGTTCAAGGCCGTCTCGGCGGTGCACCGCCGTATCAAGGGCTCGTATGCCGTCGTGTGTTTGATCGCCGGTTACGGCCTGCTGGCCTTCCGTGACCCCTTCGGCATCCGCCCGCTGTGTTTCGGCGAAGCCGATGTGCCCGAGGGCAAGGAGGTGATGGTGGCGAGCGAGTCGGTGGCGCTCGAAGGCACCGGCCACAAGTTCGTGCGCGACGTCGCGCCGGGCGAGGCGGTGTTTGTCGACCTGGAAGGCCGCGTGCACGCTCGCCAGTGCGCCGAGAACCCGACACTGCACCCGTGCGTGTTCGAGTTCGTCTACCTGGCGCGGCCCGATTCGGTGATCGACGGCATGTCGGTCTACCAGGCGCGCCTGAACATGGGCGAGACGCTCGCCCAGCGGGTCATCTCGACCATGCCGCCGAGCGAAATCGACGTGGTGATCCCGATCCCCGAGTCGAGCCGGCCGGCGGCGATGCAGCTGGCGCAAAAGCTCGGCAAGCCGTATCGCGAAGGCTTCGTGAAGAACCGCTATGTCGGTCGCACCTTCATCATGCCCGGCCAGTCGGTGCGCAAGAAGTCGGTGCGCCAGAAGCTCAACGCGATCGCGCAGGAGTTCAAGGGCCGCAACGTGCTGCTGGTCGACGACTCCATCGTGCGCGGCACCACCTCGAAAGAGATCGTGCAGATGGCGCGCGAGGCGGGCGCGCGCAAGGTCTACATGGCCTCCGCGGCGCCGCCGGTGCGCTACCCGAACGTCTATGGCATCGACATGCCGACCAAGAGCGAGCTGATCGCCCACGATCGCAGCGTCGAGGAGATCCGCGCCTTCATCGGCGCCGACGCGCTGATCTACCAGGACGTGGCCGCGATGAAACGCGCCGTCGGCACGCTGAACAAGAGCATCGACGGCTTCGAAGCCTCGTGCTTCGACGGGCACTACATCACGGGCGACGTCTCGGCCGAAGATTTCGTCGCGATGGCCGCTCAGCGTGCCAGCCAGGGCGACGAGGAAGACGGGCAGCGCTCGCGTCTGGCGCTGCAAAGTGCCAGCGAGCCCTGA
- a CDS encoding O-succinylhomoserine sulfhydrylase, translating to MTDNHKRIPRVELPADARLDTLAVREGLPATQWGENSEALFLTSSFVHPDAATAAARFANEEEAFVYTRFTNPTTMMMERRLAALEGTEACIATSSGMSAILLLVMGLLKAGDHVVCSRSVFGSTIKLLAGEFAKFGVETSFVSQTDVGEWQRALKPNTKLLFAETPSNPLTEVCDIAALADIAHGAGALLAVDNCFCSPALQQPVKLGADLIIHSGTKYLDGQGRVVAGALCATEALIETKFVPVMRSAGMSLSPFNAWVVLKGLETLGVRMQAQSARTLEVARWLEQHPAVERVYYPGLASHPQHELAMRQQNGSGGAVVSFITRGEQQGGPELARQNAFHVIDQTRICSITSNLGDTKTTVTHPSSTSHGRLTEEQRRAAGITQGMIRVAVGLEDVQDLKADLARGLDTLAA from the coding sequence ATGACCGACAACCACAAACGCATTCCGCGCGTCGAGCTGCCCGCCGACGCCCGGCTGGACACCCTGGCCGTGCGCGAAGGCTTGCCGGCGACCCAGTGGGGCGAAAACTCGGAAGCGCTGTTCCTGACCAGCAGCTTCGTGCACCCCGATGCCGCCACGGCCGCCGCGCGCTTCGCCAACGAAGAAGAAGCCTTCGTCTACACCCGCTTCACCAACCCCACCACGATGATGATGGAGCGCCGCCTGGCGGCGCTCGAGGGCACCGAGGCTTGCATCGCCACGTCGAGCGGCATGAGCGCGATCTTGCTGCTCGTGATGGGCTTGCTGAAGGCGGGCGACCACGTGGTGTGCTCACGCAGCGTGTTCGGCTCCACCATCAAGCTGCTCGCGGGCGAGTTCGCCAAGTTCGGCGTGGAGACCAGCTTCGTCTCGCAGACCGACGTCGGCGAGTGGCAGCGTGCGCTCAAACCCAACACCAAGCTGCTGTTCGCCGAGACGCCCAGCAACCCGCTGACCGAGGTGTGCGACATCGCCGCGCTGGCCGACATCGCCCACGGCGCCGGCGCGTTGCTCGCGGTCGACAACTGCTTCTGCTCGCCGGCGCTGCAACAGCCCGTCAAGCTCGGGGCCGACCTGATCATCCATTCCGGCACCAAATACCTCGACGGCCAGGGCCGGGTGGTGGCGGGCGCCCTGTGCGCGACCGAAGCGCTGATCGAAACCAAGTTCGTGCCGGTGATGCGCAGCGCCGGCATGTCGCTGTCGCCCTTCAATGCGTGGGTGGTGCTCAAGGGCCTCGAAACGCTGGGGGTGCGCATGCAGGCCCAAAGCGCGCGCACGCTCGAGGTGGCGCGTTGGCTCGAGCAGCATCCGGCGGTGGAGCGGGTCTACTATCCCGGGCTGGCCTCGCATCCGCAACACGAACTGGCGATGCGCCAGCAAAACGGCAGCGGCGGGGCGGTGGTGTCCTTCATCACGCGCGGCGAGCAGCAGGGCGGGCCCGAGCTGGCGCGGCAGAACGCCTTTCACGTGATCGACCAGACCCGCATCTGCTCCATCACCTCCAACCTCGGCGACACCAAGACCACCGTCACGCACCCGTCGAGCACCTCCCACGGCCGCCTCACCGAAGAGCAGCGCCGGGCCGCCGGCATCACGCAAGGCATGATCCGCGTTGCCGTGGGCCTTGAAGACGTGCAAGACCTGAAGGCCGACCTTGCGCGCGGCCTGGACACCCTCGCAGCATGA
- the gltX gene encoding glutamate--tRNA ligase has protein sequence MTQIRTRFAPSPTGFIHLGNIRSALYPWAFARANQGVFILRIEDTDVERSSQEAVDVILEGMRWLGLDHDEGPYYQMQRMDRYKEVLAQMLEQGLAYRCYMSQAELEALRERQMAAKQKPRYDGTWRPEPGKSLPPVPEGVQPVLRFRNPVGGSVVWDDKVKGRIEISNDELDDLVIARPDGTPTYNFCVVVDDIDMAITHVIRGDDHVNNTPRQINIFRALGKEPPVYAHLPTVLNEAGEKMSKRHGAKPVTQYREEGYLADAVVNYLARLGWSHGDDEIFSRQQLIEWFNLDHLGKSAGQFDETKLRWVNAQHLKMTADDVLAGLVAEQLAKRGLRVPADGALAQQCALFKDRCSTTIELADWVSMYFAPVAPSAEDLAAHVTDAVKPALQTLADKLASVAWDKAAIQQTIKESIAAHGLKMPQLAIPVRVLVCGRAQTPSIDAVLGLFDRKVVIERLRSV, from the coding sequence ATGACCCAGATTCGCACCCGTTTCGCTCCCTCGCCGACCGGTTTCATCCACCTCGGCAACATCCGCTCGGCGCTGTATCCGTGGGCGTTCGCCCGCGCCAACCAGGGCGTGTTCATCCTTCGCATCGAAGACACCGACGTCGAGCGGTCGTCGCAGGAAGCGGTGGACGTGATCCTCGAGGGTATGCGGTGGCTGGGCCTCGACCATGACGAGGGCCCGTACTACCAGATGCAGCGGATGGACCGCTACAAGGAAGTGCTGGCGCAGATGCTCGAGCAGGGCCTGGCGTACCGCTGCTACATGTCGCAAGCGGAGCTGGAAGCGCTGCGCGAGCGCCAAATGGCGGCCAAGCAGAAGCCGCGCTACGACGGCACGTGGCGCCCCGAGCCCGGCAAGAGCTTGCCGCCGGTGCCCGAGGGTGTGCAGCCGGTGCTGCGCTTCCGCAACCCGGTGGGCGGCTCGGTGGTGTGGGACGACAAGGTCAAAGGCCGGATCGAGATCAGCAACGACGAACTCGACGACCTGGTCATTGCGCGGCCCGACGGCACGCCGACCTACAACTTCTGCGTGGTGGTCGACGACATCGACATGGCCATCACCCACGTCATCCGCGGCGACGACCATGTCAACAACACGCCGCGCCAGATCAACATCTTCCGGGCGCTGGGCAAGGAGCCGCCGGTGTACGCCCATTTGCCGACCGTGCTCAACGAAGCCGGCGAGAAGATGAGCAAGCGCCACGGCGCCAAGCCGGTGACGCAGTACCGTGAAGAAGGCTACCTGGCCGACGCCGTTGTGAACTACCTGGCCCGGCTGGGCTGGAGCCACGGCGACGACGAGATCTTTTCACGCCAGCAGCTGATCGAGTGGTTCAACCTCGACCACCTGGGCAAGTCGGCCGGCCAGTTCGACGAGACCAAGCTGCGCTGGGTCAACGCGCAGCATCTCAAGATGACGGCGGACGACGTGCTGGCCGGTCTGGTGGCGGAGCAACTCGCCAAGCGCGGGCTGCGGGTACCGGCCGACGGAGCATTGGCACAACAGTGCGCGTTGTTCAAGGATCGCTGCTCGACCACCATCGAACTGGCCGACTGGGTGTCCATGTATTTTGCGCCGGTGGCCCCGAGTGCCGAGGACTTGGCCGCCCATGTCACCGACGCCGTGAAGCCGGCGCTGCAGACGCTGGCCGACAAACTGGCCTCGGTCGCGTGGGACAAGGCGGCCATCCAACAGACGATCAAAGAATCGATCGCGGCGCACGGCCTGAAGATGCCGCAGCTGGCGATACCCGTACGTGTGCTGGTCTGCGGCCGCGCTCAAACGCCGTCTATCGACGCCGTGCTGGGGCTCTTCGACCGAAAAGTTGTGATCGAACGCTTGCGTAGCGTCTAA
- a CDS encoding type VI secretion system Vgr family protein — protein MLHRTPRAQPALEELAHALDVVVTSDTRLFELDGGGAVAGLLVESWTAHEALSDLFEYRLNVLSADAHLPLDQILGQPARLRVTLCDGSQAVRSGVVMQAGALQCDGGFARYQLVVRPWLAALQWHRRSQSFIDQSVVEMVEAVFATHAALAAWRWSDEVAAHLAAVSPRHYCNQFRESDYDFVRRLLDEEGVGWYCEEDDAAPHGHRLVLFADSRRFSEDASSAKAGGIHIRRASSQGQSDTLQTFAPWHRLTNATVTLAGWHYPGERSVMATVPTLGPVGGPTAPRLESYDPAGGVDHHNGTKVLAAEHYGRCLIEAHEAHRHRCLGSGTLRTLRPGTSIRLQGAPLGDAEPHEYTVTEVRHAGLNNLPKDMQARVLERLGVGALCFHGLAMPEALRAQAQAAGYANQFECVPAHRPWRRRLCDDTGARLNPKPTVLGPQTAVVVGPHGTRGTHGNDEIYTDRLGRICVQFHWQRRHHLSTDADAAASGSEHSIWVRVAQPCAGPGMGAQFIPRIGQEVLVEFEECDVDRPVVLAAFYNGRGEGGSPAGDTGGGGPAPAADDLLMVSTDQRPSGQGNLTGGNSPPWHGAATGEHHQQRNAGAMSGFKSQEFGGDGHNQLVFDDTDGQLRLQVGTTQHATWLNLGHLLHQADNHRGSFRGTGFELRTDAWGALRAGRGVLLSSFAASPTTPFGDNTPGMALARQQQQLAQVFSESAARHQAVSQAGQEGTVGAKASVIDPWAAPLMALRTAVSGTASACGHGAALDDARRKHTRADGGFLPATTDPLVCVAARAGLAACAGQDLQAAAGETLQVASGQDTEMAIGGQARLHCGQAIGVLAGAVQPGSGRGGTGLTVTCAEGDLEVQAQADGLQVAAQQAVDVRSVHAHIDWAAAKKITVATAGGASITIDANGIVTQCPGKITVRAGRKHLVGPASCSYALPRLPRAVMELNGTFPFSL, from the coding sequence ATGCTCCATCGAACGCCAAGAGCGCAGCCTGCGCTCGAAGAGCTTGCGCACGCACTGGACGTGGTCGTCACGTCCGACACCCGCTTGTTCGAGCTGGACGGTGGAGGCGCCGTCGCCGGTCTGCTCGTCGAGTCGTGGACTGCGCACGAGGCGCTCTCCGATCTCTTCGAATACCGGCTGAACGTTCTGTCGGCCGACGCCCACCTGCCCCTCGACCAGATCCTCGGTCAGCCCGCCCGGTTGAGGGTCACGCTATGCGACGGCAGCCAAGCGGTTCGCAGCGGCGTGGTGATGCAAGCCGGCGCGTTGCAGTGCGACGGCGGCTTCGCGCGGTACCAGTTGGTCGTGCGCCCCTGGCTCGCGGCGCTGCAATGGCACCGGCGCAGCCAGAGTTTCATCGACCAAAGTGTGGTCGAGATGGTCGAAGCGGTGTTCGCCACCCATGCCGCGCTGGCTGCCTGGCGTTGGTCCGACGAGGTGGCGGCCCACCTGGCCGCCGTGTCGCCTCGCCACTATTGCAACCAGTTTCGCGAGAGCGATTACGACTTCGTGCGCCGTCTGCTTGATGAGGAGGGCGTCGGCTGGTATTGCGAAGAAGACGACGCTGCACCGCACGGTCACCGTCTGGTGCTGTTCGCCGACAGCCGCCGCTTCAGTGAAGATGCAAGCAGCGCGAAGGCGGGCGGCATCCACATCCGTCGTGCCAGCAGCCAGGGACAGAGCGACACCCTCCAGACCTTCGCGCCGTGGCACCGCCTGACCAACGCCACCGTCACCCTGGCCGGCTGGCACTACCCTGGCGAACGCTCGGTGATGGCCACGGTGCCGACCCTGGGACCCGTTGGCGGTCCCACGGCGCCTCGACTTGAAAGCTACGACCCGGCCGGCGGTGTCGACCACCACAACGGCACCAAGGTGCTGGCGGCCGAACACTACGGCCGCTGCTTGATCGAGGCCCATGAGGCACACCGGCACCGCTGCCTGGGCAGCGGCACCCTGCGCACCTTACGGCCCGGCACCTCGATCCGCCTTCAAGGCGCGCCGCTAGGCGATGCGGAGCCGCACGAATACACGGTCACCGAGGTCCGTCACGCGGGCCTCAACAACCTGCCGAAGGATATGCAGGCCCGGGTGCTGGAGCGCCTTGGCGTCGGTGCCCTTTGCTTCCACGGCCTGGCCATGCCTGAGGCCTTGCGTGCGCAGGCGCAAGCGGCCGGATATGCCAACCAGTTCGAGTGTGTGCCGGCGCACCGGCCCTGGCGTCGCCGGCTCTGCGACGACACCGGCGCACGCCTCAACCCGAAACCGACCGTGCTGGGCCCGCAGACCGCCGTGGTCGTCGGCCCACACGGCACACGGGGGACACACGGCAACGACGAGATCTACACCGATCGCCTGGGGCGCATCTGCGTGCAGTTCCATTGGCAACGACGTCACCACCTCAGCACCGACGCCGATGCCGCAGCGAGCGGCTCAGAACACAGCATCTGGGTGCGCGTCGCCCAGCCGTGCGCCGGCCCCGGCATGGGCGCACAGTTCATCCCGCGGATCGGCCAGGAGGTGCTGGTGGAGTTCGAGGAGTGCGACGTCGACCGTCCCGTCGTGCTCGCCGCTTTCTACAACGGGCGCGGCGAAGGCGGGAGCCCCGCGGGCGACACCGGCGGCGGTGGCCCAGCCCCGGCCGCCGACGACCTGTTGATGGTGTCCACCGATCAGCGCCCCTCGGGCCAGGGCAATCTGACCGGCGGCAACAGTCCTCCCTGGCATGGCGCGGCGACTGGCGAGCACCACCAGCAGCGCAATGCCGGCGCGATGAGCGGTTTCAAGAGCCAGGAGTTCGGCGGAGACGGCCACAACCAGCTCGTGTTCGACGACACCGACGGGCAGCTGCGCTTGCAGGTCGGCACCACCCAGCACGCGACCTGGCTCAACCTCGGCCATCTGCTGCACCAGGCCGACAACCACCGCGGCAGCTTCCGCGGCACCGGCTTCGAATTGCGCACCGACGCCTGGGGCGCCTTGCGCGCCGGCCGGGGCGTCTTGCTCAGCAGCTTCGCCGCGTCGCCCACCACACCCTTCGGTGACAACACGCCCGGCATGGCCCTCGCCCGACAGCAGCAGCAACTGGCGCAGGTGTTCAGCGAGTCGGCGGCAAGACATCAAGCGGTATCGCAGGCTGGGCAGGAGGGCACTGTCGGCGCCAAGGCGAGTGTGATCGACCCCTGGGCCGCACCCTTGATGGCCCTGCGCACGGCCGTCAGCGGCACCGCTTCGGCGTGCGGCCATGGGGCGGCTTTGGACGATGCACGTCGTAAGCACACACGCGCGGATGGGGGCTTCCTTCCGGCGACCACCGACCCACTGGTGTGCGTTGCGGCAAGAGCGGGCCTGGCGGCGTGTGCCGGCCAAGACTTGCAGGCCGCAGCGGGCGAAACCCTCCAGGTGGCCAGCGGGCAAGACACCGAGATGGCGATCGGCGGGCAGGCGCGCTTGCACTGCGGGCAGGCGATCGGCGTGTTGGCCGGTGCGGTGCAGCCCGGGTCGGGCCGAGGCGGCACCGGCCTGACGGTGACCTGCGCCGAAGGTGACCTCGAGGTCCAAGCGCAGGCCGACGGCTTGCAGGTGGCCGCACAGCAAGCGGTCGATGTGCGCAGTGTTCATGCGCACATCGACTGGGCTGCGGCGAAGAAGATCACCGTGGCCACGGCAGGCGGCGCCAGCATCACGATCGATGCAAACGGCATCGTCACGCAGTGCCCGGGGAAGATCACGGTGCGTGCGGGGAGGAAGCATCTGGTGGGTCCAGCGAGCTGCAGCTATGCGCTACCCC